The following are encoded together in the Oncorhynchus gorbuscha isolate QuinsamMale2020 ecotype Even-year linkage group LG03, OgorEven_v1.0, whole genome shotgun sequence genome:
- the mfn2 gene encoding mitofusin-2: MSLVFTRPNPNAIGKKDKRLMAEVNASPLKHFVTAKKKINGIFEQLAAYIKESSYFLEDTYRNEELDPVTTEEQVQEVHGYLSKVAGIGEVLARRHMKCVFFGRTSNGKSSVINAMLCDKVLPSGIGHTTNCFLQVEGTDGNESFLLTEGSEEKKSIKTVNQLAHALHQDEDLDAGSLVCVMWPKVKCALLRDDLVLVDSPGIDVTTELDSWIDKFCLDADVFVLVANSESTLMQTEKSFFHKVNERLSSPNIFILNNRWDASASEPEYMEEVRRQHMDRCSSFLVDELGVVDRAQASDRIFFVSAKEVLQARVQKAQGMPEAGGALAEGFQARMFEFQNFERRFEECISQSAVKTKFEQHTVRAKQISETLRLIMDSVHVAAQEQRIHCLETREERQDRMEFIDKQLDLLTLDCKSKIKKITEEVERQVSNAMAEEIRRLFVLVDDFHMDFHPSQVVLKVYKNELHRHIEEGLGRNMSERCSTAITAALQSTQTEMIDGLKPLLPGPVQEQVDKLVPRQQIFTLSYDLACDKLCSDFQEDIGFHFSLGWTMLVNRFLGPKNTRRALMGYNDQVPRPMALTPVSTSMPPFPQNSMTQEELMVSMVTGLASLTSRTSMGIIVVGGVIWKAVGWRLIALSVGLYGLLYVYERLTWTTKAKERAFKRQFVDYASEKLQLIVSYTGSNCSHQVQQELAGTFAQLCQQVDVTRQNLEDEITDMNTKIELLDALQSKAKLLRNKAGWLDSELNMFTQQYLQQGR, encoded by the exons ACACCTATAGGAATGAGGAGCTGGACCCGGTCACGACAGAGGAGCAGGTTCAGGAGGTGCACGGTTACCTGTCAAAGGTGGCAGGGATCGGAGAGGTGCTGGCACGCAGACACATGAAGTGTGTCTTCTTCGGAAG GACAAGTAACGGGAAGAGCTCAGTGATCAACGCCATGCTGTGTGATAAGGTGCTCCCCTCTGGGATAGGACATACCACCAACTGTTTCCTGCAGGTGGAGGGGACAGACGGCAATGAGTCCTTCCTGCtcacagaggggtcagaggagaAGAAGAGCATCAAA ACGGTGAACCAGCTAGCCCATGCTCTACATCAAGATGAGGACCTGGATGCAGGAAGCCTGGTGTGTGTCATGTGGCCTAAAGTCAAGTGTGCCCTGCTTAGGGACGACCTGGTGCTGGTGGACAG CCCCGGTATTGACGTCACGACAGAGCTGGACAGCTGGATCGACAAGTTCTGCCTGGACGCCGACGTCTTTGTCCTGGTGGCAAACTCTGAGTCCACTTTGATGCAGACG GAGAAGTCATTCTTCCACAAGGTCAACGAGCGTCTCTCCAGTCCAAACATCTTCATCTTAAACAACCGCTGGGATGCCTCTGCCTCGGAGCCGGAGTACATGGAGGAG gtgagGAGGCAGCACATGGACCGCTGCAGCAGTTTCCTGGTGGACGAGCTGGGTGTGGTGGACCGGGCCCAGGCCAGCGACCGCATCTTCTTTGTGTCTGCAAAGGAGGTCCTACAGGCCCGTGTTCAGAAGGCCCAGGGGATGCCAgaagcag GTGGTGCTCTGGCCGAGGGATTCCAGGCCAGGATGTTTGAGTTCCAGAACTTTGAGAGGCGCTTCGAG GAGTGTATCTCTCAGTCTGCGGTGAAGACCAAGTTTGAGCAGCACACTGTGAGGGCCAAGCAGATCTCGGAGACCCTACGGCTCATCATGGACTCGGTGCACGTGGCGGCTCAGGAGCAGAG GATTCACTGCCTAGAAACCAGGGAGGAGCGCCAGGACCGCATGGAGTTCATCGACAAACAGCTGGACCTGCTGACGCTGGACTGCAAGAGCAAGATCAAGAAGATCACAGAGGAAGTAGAGCGACAG GTGTCCAATGCCATGGCAGAGGAGATCAGGCGACTCTTTGTGCTGGTGGATGACTTCCACATGGACTTCCATCCGTCTCAGGTGGTGCTCAAGGTGTACAAGAAC GAGCTCCACAGGCACATTGAGGAGGGCCTGGGCAGGAACATGTCTGAGAGGTGTTCCACAGCCATCACCGCCGCCCTGCAGTCCACCCAGACAGAGATGATCG ATGGTCTGAAGCCCCTGCTGCCAGGGCCGGTCCAGGAGCAGGTGGACAAGCTGGTGCCGAGGCAGCAGATCTTCACCCTCAGCTACGACCTGGCCTGCGACAAGTTGTGCAGTGACTTCCAGGAGGACATTGGCTTCCACTTCTCCCTGGgctggaccatgctggtcaaccGCTTTCTGGGACCCAAGAACACACGACGTGCCCTCATGGGCTACAacgaccag GTTCCTCGGCCCATGGCCCTCACCCCGGTCAGCACCAGCATGCCCCCGTTCCCCCAGAACTCCATGACCCAGGAGGAGCTGATGGTCTCCATGGTGACCGGCCTGGCCTCACTCACCTCCCGTACATCCATGGGCATCATAGTCGTCGGTGGCGTG ATCTGGAAGGCAGTGGGCTGGCGTCTGATTGCCCTTTCGGTAGGGTTGTACGGCCTGCTGTACGTGTACGAGCGCCTCACTTGGACCACCAAGGCCAAGGAGAGGGCCTTCAAGCGCCAGTTTGTGGACTACGCCAGCGAGAAGCTTCAGCTCATCGTCAGCTACACCGGCTCCAACTGCAGCCACCAGGTTCAGCA gGAGCTGGCCGGCACCTTTGCTCAGCTGTGTCAGCAGGTGGACGTGACGCGGCAGAACTTGGAGGATGAGATCACCGACATGAACACGAAGATCGAACTGCTGGATGCGCTGCAGAGCAAGGCCAAATTGCTCCG GAAtaaggctggctggctggacagTGAGTTGAACATGTTCACCCAGCAGTACTTGCAGCAGGGCCGGTAG